In Biomphalaria glabrata chromosome 11, xgBioGlab47.1, whole genome shotgun sequence, the following proteins share a genomic window:
- the LOC129928974 gene encoding uncharacterized protein LOC129928974, protein MNGLNYRTCYSSATFILIEGSVRYGPVHQLGEVRCGPADQLGEVRYGPVHKLGEVRYGPVHQLGEVRYGPVDQLGEVRYGPADQLGEVRYGQVHKLGEVRYGPADQLGEVRYGPVHKLGEVRYGPADQLGEVRYGPVHKLGEVRYGPVDQLGEVRYGPADQLGEVRYGPVDQLGEVRYGPADQLGEVRNGPADQLGEVRYGPADQLGEVRYGPVHKLGEVRYGPVHQLGEVRYGPADQLGEVRNGPADQLGEVRYGPADQLGEVRYGPADQLGEVRYGPVDQLGEVRYGPVDQLGEVRNGPVDQLGEVRYGPADQLGEVRYGPADQFGAGGGCRGEGLRAVF, encoded by the coding sequence ATGAACGGGCTGAATTATCGTACATGTTATAGCAGCGCTACTTTCATTCTTATAGAAGGTTCAGTGCGCTATGGCCCAGTACACCAGTTGGGGGAAGTGCGCTGTGGCCCAGCAGACCAGTTGGGGGAAGTGCGCTATGGCCCAGTACACAAGTTGGGGGAAGTACGCTATGGCCCAGTACACCAGTTGGGGGAAGTGCGCTATGGCCCAGTAGACCAGTTGGGGGAAGTGCGCTACGGCCCAGCAGACCAGTTGGGGGAAGTGCGCTATGGCCAAGTACACAAGTTGGGGGAAGTACGCTATGGCCCAGCAGACCAGTTGGGGGAAGTGCGCTATGGCCCAGTACACAAGTTGGGGGAAGTGCGCTACGGCCCAGCAGACCAGTTGGGGGAAGTGCGCTATGGCCCAGTACACAAGTTGGGGGAAGTGCGCTATGGCCCAGTAGACCAGTTGGGGGAAGTGCGCTATGGCCCAGCAGACCAGTTGGGGGAAGTGCGCTATGGCCCAGTAGACCAGTTGGGGGAAGTGCGCTACGGCCCAGCAGACCAGTTGGGGGAAGTGCGCAACGGCCCAGCAGACCAGTTGGGGGAAGTGCGCTATGGCCCAGCAGACCAGTTGGGGGAAGTGCGCTATGGCCCAGTACACAAGTTGGGGGAAGTACGCTATGGCCCAGTACACCAGTTGGGGGAAGTGCGCTACGGCCCAGCAGACCAGTTGGGGGAAGTGCGCAACGGCCCAGCAGACCAGTTGGGGGAAGTGCGCTACGGCCCAGCAGACCAGTTGGGGGAAGTGCGCTATGGCCCAGCAGACCAGTTGGGGGAAGTGCGCTACGGCCCAGTAGACCAGTTGGGGGAAGTGCGCTACGGCCCAGTAGACCAGTTGGGGGAAGTGCGCAACGGCCCAGTAGACCAGTTGGGGGAAGTGCGCTACGGCCCAGCAGACCAGTTGGGGGAAGTGCGCTACGGCCCAGCAGACCAGTTTGGGGCAGGAGGGGGGTGTCGGGGAGAAGGTCTCCGTGCTGTCTTTTAG